In one window of Tellurirhabdus rosea DNA:
- a CDS encoding ATP-binding protein, whose product MQDSNHSTPQFSSSDLLQSILNTSLSGITVFRSVRDEQGQIEDFEFVLVNPVAEQLMNRCGLVGQKLREVLGPAWTRYLPDYFRQVIETGQPVQVEHHRTLPGRTEPDWFKVSITPLGDGVTVTYDLITDLKRAAGRIEKQASLFEHTLNGASQGVISFRTIRNEAGQVYDFQAVLINEAGLRYVPFSKETILSQTWRTCLSGTDDTAAQHDLLEQLLAVAATNEGFSREGYSDLLDRWFDFSATLSEDGVIVTFTDIDERKKSQLALQQASKRLDEQSREYNDVLNSSANGILRYRILRDATGRPVDFQAIYVNETAVRESGFSRETLLTLPYSQIPRGQERLNLLSWLCAVAEEGQNASCLLDASDQRRYYEVTATLHGTDGMTLTYSDITDLQSLKLKQEQEAARLRAVLNTTQTGLFILTPLLDEIGQITDFRFTDVNNTVGALVGLEPEALQGSVASQFFGAYLQNGLFDRYRDIYQRKASERFEFLYTGDGLNVWFDISAKRFGEELLVNFVDITESKNLLLSQERTVSLLHTVVDNIHSGIALLEPLRDEAGEVTDLKFLLVNDINAAVSGYTPEEFRQGTQLTLFPESRQSGLFDWMAEVTRTGQSIRRTVPYGHDNINGWFDLSIVPAGDLVLFSFLDVSQTKQEEVAHRRTANLLQTILDVAPVNILVLEAIRENPEGSGDTGKIIDFRHKLVNSQACEWLGNSCENFYRMTVREIEPAFRNPAFLNRYARVVETGEPLTLELERNGGWTAVQIVKFDDGLIVAAVDMTENHQYRQTLENKNRDLERSNENLRQFAYVASHDLQEPLRKIQSFGDILNSRYAQQLGGPAQDLIGRMQAASRRMSSLIHDLLMFSRVSNEGLSPTPVMLSTVIDGIVQDLDILLGESGGRVQSDTLPVLLGDGMQLQQLFQNLITNSLKFRRPDVPPLVRIRAEKVNGRNLPTEVGLDARKPYYRLDVEDNGIGFDERYLDRIFQIFQRLHGKTSYSGTGIGLAICKKVVENHHGYITASSEPGRGTTFSIYLPA is encoded by the coding sequence ATGCAAGATTCCAACCATAGCACCCCCCAGTTCTCTTCCAGCGACCTTCTGCAAAGTATCCTGAACACCTCCCTCAGCGGAATAACCGTATTCAGAAGCGTCCGGGATGAACAGGGGCAGATTGAGGACTTCGAATTTGTGCTGGTCAACCCCGTGGCCGAGCAACTGATGAACCGCTGCGGCCTGGTAGGGCAGAAACTCCGGGAAGTTCTTGGTCCGGCATGGACCCGCTACCTGCCCGATTACTTCCGGCAGGTCATCGAAACGGGGCAGCCCGTGCAGGTAGAACACCACCGCACGCTTCCCGGCCGCACAGAACCTGACTGGTTTAAAGTCTCCATTACTCCTCTGGGCGACGGCGTTACGGTCACCTACGACCTGATTACGGATTTGAAAAGGGCGGCCGGCCGCATTGAAAAGCAGGCCAGCCTGTTTGAACATACGCTCAACGGCGCGTCTCAGGGAGTGATTTCCTTCCGAACGATTCGAAACGAAGCCGGGCAGGTGTACGACTTTCAGGCTGTGCTTATCAACGAGGCGGGCCTCCGGTACGTGCCGTTTTCGAAGGAAACGATTCTTTCGCAGACCTGGCGGACCTGCCTGAGCGGCACCGACGATACGGCCGCGCAGCACGACCTGCTCGAACAGCTGCTGGCCGTTGCTGCTACCAACGAAGGCTTTTCCCGGGAAGGCTACTCGGACCTTCTTGATCGCTGGTTCGACTTTTCGGCCACTCTCTCCGAAGACGGGGTGATCGTGACCTTTACCGATATTGACGAACGGAAAAAGTCGCAGCTGGCCCTTCAGCAGGCTTCCAAGCGGCTGGACGAGCAGTCCCGGGAGTACAACGACGTGTTGAACAGTTCGGCCAACGGCATTCTCCGCTACCGCATTCTGCGCGACGCCACCGGGCGGCCGGTCGATTTTCAGGCCATTTACGTTAACGAAACGGCGGTGCGGGAGTCCGGCTTCTCCCGCGAAACCCTGCTGACACTGCCTTACAGCCAGATTCCCCGCGGACAGGAACGCCTGAATCTGCTCTCCTGGCTTTGCGCCGTTGCGGAAGAAGGGCAGAATGCATCCTGCCTCCTGGACGCCAGCGACCAGCGCCGCTACTACGAAGTAACCGCTACCCTGCACGGAACGGATGGCATGACGCTGACCTACAGTGATATAACGGACCTGCAGAGTCTGAAATTGAAACAGGAACAGGAAGCTGCCCGCCTGCGGGCGGTCCTGAACACGACGCAAACGGGGTTGTTTATCCTGACGCCTCTCCTGGACGAGATCGGCCAGATCACCGATTTTCGTTTTACGGATGTAAACAATACGGTCGGGGCGCTGGTCGGCCTGGAGCCGGAAGCGCTGCAGGGGAGCGTCGCCAGTCAGTTTTTCGGGGCTTACCTACAGAATGGGCTGTTTGACCGCTACCGCGATATTTACCAGCGCAAAGCGTCCGAGCGGTTCGAATTTCTCTACACGGGCGACGGGCTGAACGTCTGGTTCGACATCTCGGCCAAGCGGTTTGGCGAGGAGCTGCTGGTGAACTTTGTGGACATTACCGAAAGCAAAAATCTGCTTCTGAGTCAGGAACGAACCGTATCGCTGCTGCATACCGTCGTGGACAACATTCACTCCGGCATTGCCCTGCTGGAGCCCCTACGCGACGAGGCGGGCGAAGTAACGGACCTCAAGTTTCTGCTCGTCAACGACATCAATGCGGCCGTATCGGGCTATACGCCGGAAGAATTCCGGCAGGGCACCCAGCTGACGCTCTTTCCCGAATCGCGCCAAAGCGGCCTTTTTGACTGGATGGCCGAAGTGACCCGGACGGGACAATCCATCCGCCGCACGGTTCCGTACGGGCACGACAACATCAACGGCTGGTTTGACCTTTCCATCGTTCCGGCGGGCGACCTTGTGCTGTTTTCCTTTCTGGATGTCTCACAGACCAAGCAGGAGGAGGTGGCGCACCGCCGCACGGCCAATCTGTTGCAGACCATTCTTGACGTTGCCCCGGTGAATATTCTGGTGCTCGAAGCCATTCGCGAAAACCCGGAAGGGTCCGGCGATACCGGAAAAATCATTGATTTCAGGCATAAACTGGTCAACAGCCAGGCGTGCGAGTGGCTGGGCAACTCCTGCGAAAATTTCTACCGGATGACCGTCCGGGAAATCGAACCGGCCTTCCGGAACCCGGCTTTTCTGAATCGGTACGCGAGGGTTGTCGAGACCGGGGAACCGCTGACGCTGGAACTGGAACGAAACGGGGGATGGACGGCCGTTCAGATTGTGAAATTCGACGATGGGCTGATCGTGGCCGCGGTCGATATGACCGAAAACCACCAGTACCGGCAGACGCTCGAAAACAAAAACCGTGACCTCGAACGCTCGAACGAAAACCTGCGCCAGTTTGCCTACGTCGCTTCGCATGACCTGCAGGAACCGCTTCGCAAGATTCAGTCGTTCGGCGATATTCTCAATTCAAGGTACGCCCAGCAACTGGGCGGCCCGGCCCAGGACCTGATCGGCCGGATGCAGGCGGCTTCGCGGCGGATGTCGTCGCTGATCCACGACCTGCTGATGTTCAGCCGGGTATCTAACGAAGGGCTGAGCCCGACCCCGGTCATGCTGTCCACGGTCATCGACGGCATCGTTCAGGACCTCGACATTCTGCTGGGCGAAAGCGGCGGTCGGGTGCAGTCGGATACGCTGCCCGTTCTGCTGGGCGACGGCATGCAGCTGCAGCAGTTATTTCAGAACCTGATTACCAATTCCCTGAAGTTTCGCCGCCCCGACGTGCCGCCGCTGGTCCGCATCCGGGCCGAAAAAGTCAACGGCAGGAACCTCCCGACCGAAGTGGGCCTGGATGCCAGAAAGCCGTATTACCGGCTGGATGTCGAGGATAACGGAATCGGCTTTGACGAACGGTACCTCGACCGGATTTTCCAGATCTTTCAGCGTCTGCACGGCAAAACCAGTTATTCCGGAACCGGCATCGGGCTGGCCATCTGCAAAAAGGTTGTGGAGAATCACCACGGTTACATTACCGCCAGCAGCGAACCCGGCCGGGGAACTACCTTTTCCATCTACCTGCCCGCCTGA
- a CDS encoding site-specific integrase: MSRTTSHKEGTARVKIVYFTSKTLADGSHPFVVRIHKDKTRQHISTGLSLHPKYWNPEKNEIRRSYPEPHRENLINALKKLEEKYTKAAKDLAALDESHDAAAVASKAAESRQKVRSIKLLAYMDELVEAMVKSGRRGNSIVYRDLRNQIADFLTVEFEGSSDITFAEANVRFCNQLETFLRQRGNIDNTLSNRYRTLRAVFNRAIAEGIVKSEHYPFARNTAEKHKFSIGKFDTTTQKRAISREEIRLIEAYEPVGVHTAEEFKGKRNARAIARIKNEAEIERLRLVKAVFLFSFYAGGINFVDLAQLRWENLSYDAQGGLRLTYKRQKTGGKFSFALLKPAAAIIEQFKPLTFDGPASYIFPILDHKRHKTDNQTANRLHKMSGQVNKDLKTIGERLGITIPITTYVARHSFATNLRQSGVSTAVISQAMGHKSESVTAVYLESFANEMVDEAIRNLL, from the coding sequence ATGAGCCGCACAACTTCACACAAAGAAGGCACTGCCCGCGTAAAGATTGTTTACTTCACTTCCAAGACCCTAGCTGACGGGTCGCATCCCTTCGTTGTTCGCATTCACAAAGACAAAACCCGCCAGCACATTAGCACCGGCTTAAGCCTTCACCCCAAATACTGGAACCCCGAAAAAAACGAAATACGGCGAAGCTATCCTGAACCCCACCGGGAGAACTTGATTAACGCCTTAAAGAAGCTCGAGGAAAAATATACCAAAGCCGCCAAAGATTTAGCCGCTCTGGACGAATCCCATGACGCCGCTGCTGTGGCCTCGAAAGCCGCTGAAAGCCGTCAGAAAGTCCGTAGCATTAAACTGCTGGCCTATATGGATGAACTGGTCGAAGCGATGGTTAAAAGCGGCCGACGTGGCAACAGCATCGTGTACCGGGACCTTCGTAATCAGATAGCCGATTTTCTCACTGTCGAGTTTGAGGGTTCCTCTGACATTACTTTTGCCGAGGCCAATGTCCGCTTCTGTAACCAGTTAGAGACTTTCCTTCGGCAGCGCGGTAACATCGACAATACCCTCAGCAATCGCTACCGTACCTTAAGGGCTGTCTTCAACCGAGCTATCGCGGAAGGAATTGTCAAGTCTGAACACTACCCTTTTGCCAGAAATACCGCTGAGAAGCATAAATTCAGCATCGGCAAGTTTGACACCACCACTCAGAAAAGAGCCATCAGCCGGGAAGAAATACGGTTAATTGAAGCTTATGAGCCAGTTGGGGTTCATACCGCTGAGGAGTTTAAAGGTAAACGAAATGCCAGAGCTATTGCCCGCATTAAGAATGAAGCCGAGATCGAGCGCCTGCGGCTGGTGAAAGCCGTCTTCCTGTTTTCGTTCTATGCTGGGGGTATCAATTTTGTTGATTTAGCCCAGCTTCGATGGGAGAATCTTTCTTATGACGCCCAAGGCGGTTTACGCCTGACTTATAAACGGCAAAAAACGGGTGGTAAGTTTTCGTTTGCTTTGCTGAAACCGGCAGCGGCAATTATTGAGCAATTCAAGCCCTTGACCTTTGACGGTCCCGCTAGCTATATCTTTCCTATTTTGGACCACAAGCGCCACAAGACCGACAACCAAACGGCCAACCGCCTCCACAAGATGAGCGGGCAAGTAAACAAAGACCTCAAAACTATTGGTGAGCGCCTGGGAATTACTATCCCTATCACCACTTATGTCGCCCGCCATTCGTTTGCCACCAACCTTCGCCAAAGCGGAGTATCCACCGCTGTCATTAGTCAGGCAATGGGCCATAAATCCGAATCCGTGACGGCCGTCTACCTGGAATCATTCGCTAACGAGATGGTGGACGAGGCAATCAGAAACTTACTTTGA
- a CDS encoding helix-turn-helix domain-containing protein, whose protein sequence is MAQSITFEQMPKYMAYLVSMVEELKREVTHLRESSTTPQDELLTIEEASAYTNRSVATLYKDVQNRSIPFAKRGNRLLFSKSALYAWMIAGTIVTVEDATEAKI, encoded by the coding sequence ATGGCACAATCAATCACTTTTGAACAGATGCCTAAGTATATGGCCTACTTAGTCTCTATGGTCGAAGAGCTAAAAAGAGAAGTAACGCACCTTCGAGAGTCTTCCACTACCCCTCAAGATGAATTACTCACTATTGAGGAGGCTTCCGCCTACACCAATCGCTCAGTGGCTACCCTTTACAAGGATGTGCAAAATCGATCCATCCCTTTTGCCAAGCGCGGAAACCGGCTCTTGTTCAGCAAATCAGCCCTTTATGCCTGGATGATTGCCGGGACTATAGTTACCGTAGAAGACGCTACTGAAGCTAAAATTTAA
- a CDS encoding AAA family ATPase yields MKTNVHLSDQSASGIITDTARLRATIEGLRESGPIPATDLYTHVVELPLQPLHVSPEPVRHFVHRPKQPVSDDGEVLRRLKEKEARLKERACAEVVFSPSLISRQGVGIVGRGTLNVVQGRHGSHKSRIAETLSALLLSTNPIPARNLDFERGTDEPITVCYIDTERNNTEELPKAIQNIKLKAGYSLGETPDNFRFTSIKDNPRSQRLLAIRLFIQELRRSTTDHLFVVLDVVTDCVGSFNDDKEAMELFDFAGRLCEEFNSTFLLVIHENPGSEKARGHVGTEAINKASTVIQIGYENENNDLIRLKFLKLRHGKKPAQIYLKYDDTEKGLVLAQDDDVAQHLDNRKQKAGTDEIRQELGCLLAEGPLSHSAIIKELMDRFSASDRTVRDRLSEVEKQPLIICPDGFKASLLKYRQDRHMYYKLEPIASK; encoded by the coding sequence ATGAAAACAAATGTCCACCTGAGCGACCAAAGCGCTTCAGGAATTATTACCGATACGGCCCGTTTAAGAGCAACTATTGAGGGGCTAAGAGAATCTGGCCCCATTCCAGCCACCGACTTATATACCCATGTGGTGGAACTGCCCTTGCAGCCCCTTCACGTCAGTCCTGAACCCGTACGGCACTTTGTACATCGGCCTAAACAGCCAGTCAGCGATGATGGAGAAGTCCTTAGACGCTTGAAAGAAAAAGAGGCCAGACTGAAAGAGCGGGCCTGTGCCGAAGTGGTTTTTTCCCCCTCTCTAATCAGCCGACAAGGAGTGGGCATTGTGGGACGAGGCACTCTCAATGTGGTGCAGGGACGCCATGGCTCACACAAGTCGAGGATAGCCGAAACCTTATCCGCACTGCTGCTGTCTACTAACCCGATTCCGGCCCGCAACCTCGACTTTGAGCGAGGAACTGACGAGCCAATTACGGTCTGCTATATCGACACCGAAAGGAACAATACCGAAGAATTACCCAAGGCCATTCAAAACATCAAGCTTAAGGCAGGGTATAGCCTGGGAGAGACACCGGATAACTTCCGCTTCACCAGCATTAAAGATAATCCCCGTAGTCAGCGACTGCTAGCAATACGGCTATTTATTCAGGAGCTACGACGTTCTACTACGGACCACCTGTTTGTGGTGCTGGATGTGGTCACCGACTGTGTGGGCAGTTTCAACGATGACAAAGAAGCCATGGAACTGTTCGACTTTGCCGGTAGACTCTGCGAAGAGTTTAACTCTACGTTCCTGCTGGTAATCCACGAAAATCCTGGCTCAGAGAAAGCACGAGGCCATGTCGGGACAGAAGCTATTAATAAGGCCAGCACAGTCATCCAGATCGGCTACGAAAACGAGAACAACGACCTCATCCGGCTCAAGTTTCTCAAGCTTCGACACGGCAAGAAACCAGCCCAGATATACCTCAAATACGATGATACCGAAAAGGGATTAGTGTTGGCCCAAGACGACGACGTGGCACAACACCTGGACAATCGCAAACAAAAGGCGGGAACCGACGAAATCCGTCAGGAACTGGGATGCTTACTGGCAGAGGGGCCGCTGAGCCACTCAGCCATCATCAAGGAACTGATGGACCGCTTTTCGGCGAGCGATAGGACCGTACGGGACCGACTATCCGAGGTAGAGAAACAGCCGCTCATCATTTGTCCGGATGGATTCAAAGCAAGCCTGTTGAAGTACCGCCAAGACCGGCATATGTACTATAAACTTGAGCCGATTGCTTCCAAATAA
- a CDS encoding DUF6371 domain-containing protein, with protein sequence MKDYGQNNLARFLKTIFTEQKVAELFSRYYVGTSEVWPGSVVFWQVDTTGRVRTGKVMQYNADTGKRVKHPFNHITWVHKNEPAGARYKQCLFGEHLLSSHPQAPVAVVESEKTALIASVYFPQYVWLACGGLGFLTHERCLSLKSRSVYLFPDLKAYEKWQHQAKALQELASFQVSNILEHVATTQQKQDSLDLADFLIYCQVPNLKA encoded by the coding sequence ATGAAGGACTACGGACAGAATAATTTAGCTCGGTTCCTGAAGACCATATTTACTGAACAAAAAGTGGCCGAATTATTCAGTCGGTATTATGTCGGCACATCGGAGGTATGGCCTGGTTCAGTAGTGTTCTGGCAAGTAGACACAACTGGGCGTGTCCGCACTGGCAAAGTCATGCAGTATAATGCCGATACTGGTAAGCGAGTGAAACATCCCTTCAACCATATAACTTGGGTACACAAGAACGAGCCAGCAGGCGCGAGATACAAGCAATGCCTATTTGGTGAGCATCTACTGTCCTCCCACCCCCAAGCTCCGGTTGCAGTCGTAGAAAGTGAAAAAACCGCCTTAATTGCTTCGGTTTACTTCCCCCAATATGTCTGGTTAGCCTGCGGTGGTCTGGGTTTTCTAACACATGAAAGGTGTCTTTCCCTTAAAAGCCGAAGTGTCTATCTATTTCCTGATTTAAAAGCCTATGAAAAATGGCAGCATCAAGCCAAAGCGCTGCAAGAACTCGCGTCTTTCCAGGTGAGCAATATTCTGGAACATGTTGCAACTACTCAGCAAAAGCAAGATAGTTTAGACTTAGCAGACTTTTTAATATACTGCCAAGTCCCAAACCTAAAGGCTTAA
- a CDS encoding BPTD_3080 family restriction endonuclease: MAQDANPILNNPYEEPVLHYATDAQGNLNYEDIRTGRRIFTPDIQVIPQKQGSQKSIFSVNDFEPQYGEHLVNLVRREVGKWRADGYPNTTRVTKELLDFWFYNPERIVTKRLFFAQREAVETAIWLNEVADRSNAGTNILARLREAQQTVSEQAENQLPRLAFKMATGTGKTVVMATLILYHFFNRQEYRNDNRFADNFLLVAPGITIRDRLGVLYVDTITQNHNAINDYYRLRGLVPAKYEPHLEGLNARMTIVNYHQFEPRTLQGNKRSPMDGKIGADGKKQEAKENFNQVFKRILSKFKTGSRLLVLNDEAHHCYLPKMKGIKSEDGDTEEENARAAVWFTGLREIAQRYQLRHVYDLSATPYYLNGSGYPAYSLFPWVASDFGLIEAIESGLVKIPYLPERDSTQELTMPVLRNLYEHVRDLLPKKGQTRQRKDAKSNGKVQTDEKPNLPPLVVAALDQFVDHYLEYDHGLRTMGEGSANLFSEPPVFIAVCNNTGVSKEVYKYIAGYETVDEEGNAVVIPGKYDIFSNYNPQTRQPYQKPPTLLIDSDALENSNQVNEDFKKVFATEIQKFKREYRILHPDKSVENITDGDILREVVNSVGRKGALGSHIRCVVSVSMLTEGWDANTVTHIMGLRAFGSQLLCEQVAGRALRRKSYILQAYNRESGQPIATKDVFRYKEENLIWKFPPEYAHIIGVPFKMFKGGTTTTLPEPTENKHIRAIPQRQIAYEISFPNVIGYRVEVEEGDIKADFTGLGNYQLDFTRFPVRTVLSNAFQDKEEALELKDFRDNLRDNTVIYNLTKELIRYHYADIDGNRQFQKFNKLRKVVHEWYETKLQLVGETDPTLKRLVMYGSFDHGGMKPIVDHINLGILSQQSGREKIMPIFNHYNKFGSTVYVNGNTSKDVYDTIKSHVNSVVMDSGWEGIAAKTLDDLPQVISYVKNSFLGFQIPYVAADGRDRQYLPDFIIRCRTGAGNTINLILEVTGMNKEKAEKKWYVENRWLPAVNAVREHYDMDEWHFIEIANDIRTIKNQLTDLINSL; the protein is encoded by the coding sequence ATGGCTCAGGACGCTAACCCTATACTTAACAACCCCTACGAAGAACCCGTGTTGCACTATGCCACCGACGCACAGGGCAATCTTAACTATGAAGACATCCGCACCGGGCGGCGCATCTTCACTCCCGATATTCAAGTGATCCCTCAAAAGCAAGGTTCACAAAAGTCCATCTTTTCCGTAAACGACTTCGAACCGCAGTACGGCGAACACCTCGTCAACCTCGTTCGTCGGGAAGTCGGCAAGTGGCGGGCCGATGGCTATCCGAACACAACCCGTGTAACGAAGGAATTACTGGACTTCTGGTTCTATAACCCCGAACGGATTGTCACTAAACGGCTGTTCTTCGCTCAGCGGGAAGCCGTTGAAACCGCCATCTGGCTGAACGAGGTAGCCGACCGTTCGAACGCTGGTACAAACATCCTAGCCCGGCTACGGGAAGCTCAGCAAACCGTATCGGAACAGGCTGAAAACCAGTTACCCCGACTTGCCTTCAAAATGGCGACCGGTACGGGGAAGACCGTTGTGATGGCGACGCTGATTCTTTACCACTTTTTCAATCGGCAGGAATACCGTAACGATAACCGATTTGCCGACAACTTCCTGTTAGTGGCTCCTGGCATCACCATTCGTGACCGGCTAGGGGTGTTATATGTCGATACCATTACGCAGAACCACAACGCCATCAACGACTACTACCGGCTTCGTGGTTTGGTTCCTGCCAAATACGAACCCCATTTGGAGGGACTAAATGCCCGCATGACCATTGTCAACTACCACCAGTTCGAGCCTCGTACCTTGCAGGGGAACAAGCGTAGTCCGATGGATGGTAAGATTGGGGCGGACGGTAAGAAACAGGAAGCCAAAGAGAACTTCAATCAGGTTTTCAAGCGTATCCTCAGCAAGTTCAAAACTGGTAGTAGGTTGCTGGTGCTGAATGATGAGGCTCACCACTGTTACCTGCCCAAGATGAAGGGTATTAAGTCAGAAGACGGCGATACGGAAGAGGAAAACGCCCGCGCTGCAGTCTGGTTTACCGGTCTGCGGGAAATTGCTCAGCGTTATCAGCTACGCCACGTCTACGACCTGTCAGCAACACCCTACTACCTTAACGGCTCCGGCTATCCCGCTTATTCATTGTTTCCCTGGGTAGCCTCTGATTTTGGCCTTATCGAAGCCATTGAAAGCGGGCTGGTAAAGATTCCTTACCTGCCGGAACGGGACAGCACCCAGGAGTTGACCATGCCGGTTCTGCGTAACCTCTACGAACACGTTCGGGACTTACTACCCAAGAAAGGACAAACCCGCCAACGGAAGGACGCCAAAAGCAACGGGAAGGTGCAAACCGACGAAAAGCCCAATCTGCCTCCACTGGTGGTTGCAGCATTGGACCAGTTTGTAGACCACTACCTCGAATACGACCACGGCCTCCGCACGATGGGTGAAGGTAGCGCTAATCTCTTCAGTGAGCCACCGGTTTTCATCGCGGTTTGTAACAATACAGGTGTCTCAAAAGAAGTTTATAAGTACATCGCCGGATACGAAACGGTAGACGAGGAAGGCAATGCGGTAGTAATTCCAGGCAAATACGACATCTTCAGCAACTATAACCCGCAAACCCGACAGCCGTACCAGAAGCCTCCTACGCTTCTCATTGACTCAGACGCCTTAGAGAACAGCAATCAGGTCAACGAGGATTTTAAGAAGGTTTTTGCCACTGAAATCCAGAAGTTTAAGAGAGAATACCGCATCCTGCACCCAGACAAGTCAGTTGAGAATATTACAGACGGTGACATCCTGCGGGAGGTGGTCAATAGCGTAGGCCGTAAAGGGGCTTTAGGTTCTCACATCCGTTGCGTAGTATCAGTATCCATGCTTACAGAAGGATGGGATGCCAATACGGTCACTCACATCATGGGTCTGCGGGCGTTTGGGTCTCAGCTTCTTTGCGAACAGGTAGCGGGACGGGCCTTACGGCGTAAATCCTATATCCTGCAAGCTTACAACCGAGAATCCGGTCAGCCTATTGCTACCAAAGATGTATTCCGTTACAAGGAAGAGAACCTCATCTGGAAGTTTCCCCCGGAGTACGCCCACATCATCGGTGTTCCCTTCAAGATGTTCAAAGGCGGCACGACGACGACCCTGCCAGAACCGACCGAGAACAAGCACATTCGGGCTATTCCTCAGCGGCAAATAGCCTACGAGATTTCTTTTCCCAACGTCATTGGTTACCGGGTGGAGGTTGAAGAAGGCGACATTAAAGCGGACTTTACTGGTCTTGGTAACTACCAGCTTGATTTTACCCGTTTTCCGGTCAGAACGGTTCTGAGCAATGCCTTTCAGGACAAGGAAGAAGCGTTGGAACTGAAGGACTTTCGCGATAACCTGCGGGACAATACGGTCATTTATAACCTGACCAAAGAACTCATCCGCTACCACTATGCCGACATCGACGGTAACCGGCAGTTCCAGAAGTTCAACAAGCTCAGGAAAGTCGTTCATGAATGGTACGAGACGAAGCTACAACTTGTAGGGGAAACAGACCCTACCCTCAAGCGACTGGTGATGTACGGCAGTTTCGACCACGGCGGCATGAAACCCATCGTAGACCATATTAACCTGGGTATCCTTTCCCAGCAAAGCGGTCGGGAGAAAATCATGCCCATTTTCAACCACTACAATAAGTTCGGCAGTACGGTTTACGTCAACGGCAATACCAGCAAGGACGTATACGACACGATTAAAAGTCACGTCAATTCAGTGGTGATGGATTCCGGTTGGGAAGGCATTGCGGCCAAAACGCTGGACGACCTGCCGCAGGTTATTAGCTACGTCAAGAACTCGTTTCTTGGCTTTCAAATCCCTTATGTAGCCGCTGACGGACGAGACCGGCAGTATTTACCCGACTTCATCATTCGATGCCGTACAGGGGCTGGAAATACGATAAACCTCATTCTGGAAGTAACCGGCATGAACAAAGAAAAAGCCGAAAAGAAGTGGTACGTCGAAAACCGCTGGTTACCTGCGGTCAATGCCGTTCGGGAACATTACGACATGGACGAGTGGCATTTCATCGAAATCGCTAACGACATCCGCACCATCAAGAATCAACTCACCGACCTAATCAATAGTCTGTAA